TTCAAGCCAATTTGGTGCATTGTCGGTATCACTTAACAACGCCATAAAGTCACTTGCTTTGGCATTTTTAACCAGCACAGAGGCATTAATTTCTACAATGCCAGAGTCGTGTTTTTTATAGCTAACTTTAATATCGTCTTGCTGTTTGTAAGTTTTCCATTCGATAGGATTAGCAAATGCCGATAAACTCAACCATGCTAACCCAATCCATAGGCCAAAGCGCATTGATTTACAGCCAGTAAGGGTCTGTATTAAATGAAGCGTGGCGACTTTGCTCCATTGCACTCACTAAAAATTCAGACTTTTGATCAAGCCATGATTGAATTTTTGTCAGCTCTAAGTCGTCTTGTCCTGCACATAATTGCTTTAAGTACTCAAGGGTACTTAATTCATAAATACCATGCGAGATATCGACCCACGGCATACGAAACTCATTTCGATCCTCTCTATCGAACAAAGCCCCTAAGCAGTTGCCGCTAAGTAATGAGTTTTCAAGACGCGTGCGCAGTGCCAAATAATCTTTATCTGTAAACACTTGCTGATCAGGAATGAGCTCGTGCATGTCGTGCCAATCTTTAGCAAATAAACGCTTAGCAATATCGGCAACCGGTTTTTCCGCAGCCTGAAACTCAGCTTGCCCCCATGATTTGCGCCATTGCTTTTCAATTAACCACGTCGTTAGCTGTAATAGCAAGCGGTTGTACCGGGTGCTATGGAATAGTGTTTCAATATCGTCAATGCTTGGCTGTAGTTCTTTTAAGTCATTAATAACCTGTGTGAGCTCTGGCGCACTGTTGATTTTTTTGTAGTATGCATGGCGCTTTGAGGTGTACGTTTTTAGCTGAATTGCATTTTCAACCCAAGCTAATTCACTTAATAACCACTTTAACTCAGTGCGCAATGATTCAGTGTCGTCTTTGCTAACAATGTCGTCAAAAAGCCAAAATGTATGACGAATTAAACGAATACCGTCGGTCACACGCTTAAGCGTTTTTAAACTCGGTTTAATGAAGTAACACGCTTCATGTTTTTGTACAAAACGAATCGCGTAGTTGATACTTTCGATTAATGCTTGCTCTTGCGTAGCATCACGTTTTAACGGCACAAAGCCGATTGATTTACTTGCTTTTAATGGCTTGTCATCGGCAAGCCCATAACCACGTGCAGCTTTAGAATAAAGACCTAAGCGAACATGACTCTCACTAACTAATTTATCCGCTAATGCAAACAGTTCATTGCGGCTACCTTCGATAAGTTCGATTTCAAGTTCAGAAATTGGCTCAACCTGACCCGATGCAGCAACTTCACCTTTATCTAACACCACTTCAATTTTTGCACCATTTTCGGTTTCGAGTAACCATGTACGGCGAATGAAATTTGTACTAAAAATTGGGTATAGATTCTCAGCAATGGCAGACACTTGCATTCCATGCGGCCAAATAGCGGCATCAAAAGCAAGTAAATCAGGGCGATTACCTGTGAGTGGCAAGTTGTATTCAGGGCGCTGATGAAGACCACCAACCACTTCGCCGGCAAGTTTGATGGTTTGCTCACAATCACTATCGCAACAACGAGTACGTAGGCCAATATCTAAAGCACGTAATTCTCGGCTTGGCGTATCGTAATAAGCATTTTGTAAGCTTCGCGACGGTTTATTAGTAACGGTTTTTGCAAATTGGGTAATTAATGCGGGGATCAGTGGAACAACGGCATCTGACACCAAAAACTTCAGTTCTATCTCAGTATCCATTCGTTTTGCGGAGTACATTTAAAATAAATAAGTGCTCAAAATAAACAAAGCAGCTACTTAATGCAAATTTTTTCCTGATTTTTGCGACCAAGTCTAATCACGGATTACAATATCAGCCTTGCTATTGATAGTTGAAATCCCTACTATCTCTATACTTAAAGAAATTATAAATTTAGCCACTTCTAGGCAAGATCACATTAACAAGGTAGATTGATGTTAAAACAGTGTATTTTTGGGTTGCTCCTTGCGGCCACCTCTTTTATTAGTTACGCAGAAGAAGCGCCAAGCAGCGACAGCCAAAACACCGCCTATATAGTCGATAACCTGTACACCTTTATGCACTCTGGTCCAAGCAAAAACTACCGTATACTGGGCTCAGTCGATGCAGGTACACAAGTTATGTTGTTATCGGATGAAGATAATGGTTACTTTAAAATTCGTGATGATAAAGATCGTGAAGGCTGGGTAGAAGCAAAATTCGTAACCGAAAATGCAGGTATCCAACAACAATTTCAAGCCCTAAATAATGATATGACGTTAATGCAAGAGCAACTTCGTCAAGCAGAGATTGAGCTGCCGCAATTACAAGAACAAAATAGAGCACTGACAGATCAAAACCTAGCACTTAGCAAGCAAATCGAAACCCTTAAGAACACCATCGAGTCTGAGCGTAATGCAAAACAAACCGCAAGTGCTAAAGAGAAACGCCAGCTATTAACTTATGGCGGTGCCATTGCATTTATTGGTTTACTGTTAGGCATTATCCTAACTGTAGTGTTATCTCGCCGTAAACGCTATGACGGCTGGGCATAACCGGTAAAACTGCAAAAAAGCACCTATTGGTGCTTTTTTTGTATCTATATATCGAATCTAAGTCCGGTATCTTGTTTAATTTTTTCGATAACCATATAAGTATGATGTGTACCAACCCCCGGAATATCAACTAAATCTCCAAGCACTTGGCGGTATTCATCCATATCTGAGACTCGCACTTTTAATAAATAGTCATAGCCACCAGCAACCATGTCACATTCAACGACTTGAGGAATATTTAAAATATACTCGCGAAACACTTTAAAAACAGATGTATTAGATGTCACCAAGGATACTTGCACGTGCGCTAACAAGCTCTGGTTAAGTTTACCTTCGCTAAGCTTTGCGTAGTAGCCTTCGATGTAGCCTTCTTGCTCTAAACGTTTTACACGGTCTAGACACGGGCTTGGGCTCAGGTTTACCTGTTTTGCGAGGTTTACGTTCGATATTCTGCCATTTTTTTGCAGAGCGTCTAAAATTGCTAAATCGATGCGATCTAACATGCGTAATCTATTCGGACTGGTCATAACAGAATTTTATGCGGCTAAGTTAACGGTATGCCCTGTAAATTATCGTAAATCGAAAAATTTAACCAGCATATTCTGCTGGATTTTAATTAGAATGCACGAATTATATCAATGGTAAGAAATGCAATTAGTTCATTTTTTAGACTCCACACACCAGAGGGTTACATATGCTATTTAATGGCGATTTGACAACTGAATGTCCAATTAGACAAAAGATCCGTGATTTCTACCGTATTGACGAAAATGCGGTTATTGATCACATTTTGCCTTTGGCTGAAGTAGGCGTGAAAGCGCGTAGCCGAGCGTGGGAACGTGCTCGTCAAATGGTTTTAAATATCCGTCGCGATCAGGATGGTCAAAGCGGTGTAGATGCACTATTAAATGAGTTTTCACTTTCAAGTGAAGAAGGCGTTGTTTTAATGTGTCTTGCAGAAGCACTATTACGCGTTCCAGATAAAGCGACGCAAGAGTCACTAATTCGTGACAAACTTGCTAAAGGTGACTGGAGCTCTCATTTAGGTAGCAGCGATTCTTTATTTGTAAACGCCTCATCTTGGGGTCTGTTAGTAACCGGTAAAATGGTTAATTACAGCGACAAATCGAAAGAGCAACAGTTCGGTGTGCTTAAGAAAACAATAGGTCGTCTAGGTGAGCCTGTTATTCGTAAATCTGTGAACTTCGCGATGAAGATCATGGGTAAGCAATTCGTTATGGGTCGTACTATTGACGAAGCAATTGAACGTGCAGCGGATAAAGAGCAAAAAGGCTACGTATATTCATACGATATGCTAGGTGAAGGCGCGCGCACCATGAAAGATGCTGAGCGTTACTTCCAAAGCTATATGACTGCTATCCACGCAATTGGTAAAGCGGCAAATGGCCGTGGTCCAATCAAAAGCCCGGGTATCTCAGTTAAGATATCTGCAATTCACCCGCGCTATGAATTCACTCATCGCGAGCGTGTTATCGCTGAAATCGTACCTAAATTAAAAGAGCTTGCGCTTGCAGCGAAAAGCTACGATATCGGCTTTACTGTTGATGCTGAAGAAGCTGACCGTTTAGATATCTCACTAGATGTGATTGAAGCAGTATTTAGCGATGACGATTTAGGTAACTGGAACGGCTTTGGTTTAGCAGTTCAAGCATATCAAAAACGCGCTATTTTTGTGGTTGAGTGGGTTGCAGAACTTGCTCGTCGCGTTGGTCGTAAATTAATGGTTCGCCTTGTAAAAGGCGCATACTGGGATACCGAAATCAAAACGACTCAGCAAGATGGTTTAGATCACTACCCTGTATTCACACGTAAAGCGACCACTGACGTTTCTTACAAAGCGTGTGCTATCAAACTACTTGAAGCTCGTGATGTTCTGTATCCGCAATTTGCTACTCACAACGCATATACTGCAGCAACAATTTTAGAAGTCGCGAAAGGCGACAACGAAGGTTTTGAGTTCCAACGCTTGCACGGTATGGGCGAGTCATTATTTGATCAAATCGTTGAGAAAGAAAAAATTCAATGTCGTGTTTACGCACCAGTTGGTCAGCACGAAGACTTACTTGCGTACTTAGTACGTCGTTTATTAGAAAACGGTGCTAATTCATCATTCGTAAATGCGATAGTTGATACCACAAAGCCTGTTGAATCACTATTACCTGATCCTGTCGAAACGCTGCAAGGTTTACGTAATAAATACAATACGCAAATTAAAATGCCAATTGATTTATATGGTGAAGAACGTGCTAACTCAAAAGGCATGGACTTGACTGACATCAATGTAATCACACCATTTAAAGAAAACCTTGATACGTGGTTTGAAGAGCATCGTATTGAATTAAGCGATGTGCCTGAAGGTTCTATCCCTGTGAAGAACCCTGCAAACCATAAAGAAATCATTGGTCATGTGAAATTACAATCATCAGAAGAGATGACTGCACTTTTAGAAAATGCAGAGAAAGCATTTGAATCATGGTCACAGACACCTGTTAAAGAGCGCGCAAACTTACTACGCCGCGTTGCTGATATCCTAGAGCGTCACCACGATGAACTTGTCGCTATTTGTATTAAAGAAGCAGGTAAAATTACCCAAGATGGTATCGATGAAGTTCGTGAAGCAGTGGATTTCTGCCGCTACTACGCAGCACGCGCTGAGGAACTATCAGAAGATGAACGCTTTGAAGCGCGTGGTGTGATCTTATGTATCAGCCCATGGAACTTCCCGCTTGCAATCTTCTTAGGTCAAGTTGCCGCAGCAATCGTAACTGGTAACACAGTTATTGCTAAACCTGCTGAGCAAACCAGCCTAATTGCTCTTCGTACCATTGAACTTATGCTATCTGTAGGTTTACCAGAGCATGTTGTACAACCTGTTATTGCTCGTGGTAGCGAAGTAGGTAAAACTATCGTTCCTGATGAGCGAATTCAAGCTGTTATGTTCACAGGTTCTACAGAAACAGGGACTCTCATTTCGCAAACACTTGCTGCGCGTAACGATATTCAAGTACCGCTTATCGCTGAAACCGGTGGTCAAAACTGTATGATCGTTGACTCAACAGCTCTACCAGAACAAGTTGTTGATGATGTGATCAGTTCAGGTTTCCAAAGTGCTGGTCAACGCTGTTCTGCACTACGTGTATTATTCTTACAAGAAGATGTTGCTGATGGCATCATTGAGATGCTTAAAGGCGCTTTAAAAGAGCTTCACGTTGGCGACCCTTCATTACTTTCAACGGATATCGGTCCTGTTATCGACGAAAAAGCACTTAAAAACTTAACTGACCACGTTGAGTACTTAAAAGGTAATGCAACACTTCACTATGAATGTGCAATTCCTGATAACAGCGAAAACGGTGCTTATTTCTTTGCACCTCGTTTATACGAGATCAAAGATTTATCGGTGCTTAAACGCGAAGTTTTTGGCCCGTGTGTACATATCATCCGCTTCAAAGGCACAGAGCTTGATAATGTGATAGATCAAATCAATGGCACTGGCTTTGGCTTAACCATGGGTGTGCACTCACGTATCGAAGAGCGCTGCGAGTACTTAGCGAAAATGTCACGTGCAGGTAACGTTTACATCAACCGTAATATGATCGGTGCGATTGTTGGCGTACAACCTTTCGGTGGCCGTGGTTTATCTGGTACAGGCCCTAAAGCCGGTGGCCCTAACTACTTACAACGTCTTGTGAAAGAAAAAGCATCACCAGATAACGTACAAATGACAAATCTAACACCTGATGAGTTAGATACTCACCACTACTCAGGTGCTGCTGAGCAAGTTGCTAAGCTGATGGATAACTCATTACGTGATGAAAAAATCTGGCGTGCAACACCACTTAACGACCGAGTTTCTGCTGTTCGTCAATTACTTGCAAAAGTAGCGACTGTTGAAATCATTGATGAACTTGCTGATGACTTAGCGTTAACCTTAGCTGATGCACGTGCACAGCTTAACCGTCTTGAAAAACACATGCGTAAACACACTGTGTTGCCTGGGCCAACGGGTGAGTCTAATACGCTGCACTTAGAGCCTCGTGGTTGTGTAGTTTGTTATGCCGACAAGAGCACATCGTTTAACTTCTGGGCAATTTCAATTATCACAGCATTAGCTGCTGGTAACACAGTAATCACGGTTGCTTCTGAGTTATTCTTTGATGAAGCAGTTGCATTTAGAGATAAGTTTATTTCAACAGGTATTGCTGAGGGTGTATTCCAAGTTGCTAAACCTAATCAGTTACAAGCAATTTTAGCACATCCTCACCTTGCTGGTGCTGTTGTAGCTGCACGCTCATCACGTTTAGGCTACTTCAGCCAGCAGCTAGCACAGCGTAAAGGTGCGATTCTGCCAGTGATCAGCTCAGAGTACTACGACACGCTAATCAAGCGTTTATTAACTGAGAAAACAATTAGTGTTGATACAACCGCATCTGGTGGTAACACATCACTAATGACATTGGTTGAAGACGACG
The nucleotide sequence above comes from Pseudoalteromonas shioyasakiensis. Encoded proteins:
- a CDS encoding TIGR04211 family SH3 domain-containing protein is translated as MLKQCIFGLLLAATSFISYAEEAPSSDSQNTAYIVDNLYTFMHSGPSKNYRILGSVDAGTQVMLLSDEDNGYFKIRDDKDREGWVEAKFVTENAGIQQQFQALNNDMTLMQEQLRQAEIELPQLQEQNRALTDQNLALSKQIETLKNTIESERNAKQTASAKEKRQLLTYGGAIAFIGLLLGIILTVVLSRRKRYDGWA
- a CDS encoding CYTH and CHAD domain-containing protein, with protein sequence MDTEIELKFLVSDAVVPLIPALITQFAKTVTNKPSRSLQNAYYDTPSRELRALDIGLRTRCCDSDCEQTIKLAGEVVGGLHQRPEYNLPLTGNRPDLLAFDAAIWPHGMQVSAIAENLYPIFSTNFIRRTWLLETENGAKIEVVLDKGEVAASGQVEPISELEIELIEGSRNELFALADKLVSESHVRLGLYSKAARGYGLADDKPLKASKSIGFVPLKRDATQEQALIESINYAIRFVQKHEACYFIKPSLKTLKRVTDGIRLIRHTFWLFDDIVSKDDTESLRTELKWLLSELAWVENAIQLKTYTSKRHAYYKKINSAPELTQVINDLKELQPSIDDIETLFHSTRYNRLLLQLTTWLIEKQWRKSWGQAEFQAAEKPVADIAKRLFAKDWHDMHELIPDQQVFTDKDYLALRTRLENSLLSGNCLGALFDREDRNEFRMPWVDISHGIYELSTLEYLKQLCAGQDDLELTKIQSWLDQKSEFLVSAMEQSRHASFNTDPYWL
- a CDS encoding winged helix-turn-helix transcriptional regulator, which encodes MTSPNRLRMLDRIDLAILDALQKNGRISNVNLAKQVNLSPSPCLDRVKRLEQEGYIEGYYAKLSEGKLNQSLLAHVQVSLVTSNTSVFKVFREYILNIPQVVECDMVAGGYDYLLKVRVSDMDEYRQVLGDLVDIPGVGTHHTYMVIEKIKQDTGLRFDI
- the putA gene encoding bifunctional proline dehydrogenase/L-glutamate gamma-semialdehyde dehydrogenase PutA, which translates into the protein MLFNGDLTTECPIRQKIRDFYRIDENAVIDHILPLAEVGVKARSRAWERARQMVLNIRRDQDGQSGVDALLNEFSLSSEEGVVLMCLAEALLRVPDKATQESLIRDKLAKGDWSSHLGSSDSLFVNASSWGLLVTGKMVNYSDKSKEQQFGVLKKTIGRLGEPVIRKSVNFAMKIMGKQFVMGRTIDEAIERAADKEQKGYVYSYDMLGEGARTMKDAERYFQSYMTAIHAIGKAANGRGPIKSPGISVKISAIHPRYEFTHRERVIAEIVPKLKELALAAKSYDIGFTVDAEEADRLDISLDVIEAVFSDDDLGNWNGFGLAVQAYQKRAIFVVEWVAELARRVGRKLMVRLVKGAYWDTEIKTTQQDGLDHYPVFTRKATTDVSYKACAIKLLEARDVLYPQFATHNAYTAATILEVAKGDNEGFEFQRLHGMGESLFDQIVEKEKIQCRVYAPVGQHEDLLAYLVRRLLENGANSSFVNAIVDTTKPVESLLPDPVETLQGLRNKYNTQIKMPIDLYGEERANSKGMDLTDINVITPFKENLDTWFEEHRIELSDVPEGSIPVKNPANHKEIIGHVKLQSSEEMTALLENAEKAFESWSQTPVKERANLLRRVADILERHHDELVAICIKEAGKITQDGIDEVREAVDFCRYYAARAEELSEDERFEARGVILCISPWNFPLAIFLGQVAAAIVTGNTVIAKPAEQTSLIALRTIELMLSVGLPEHVVQPVIARGSEVGKTIVPDERIQAVMFTGSTETGTLISQTLAARNDIQVPLIAETGGQNCMIVDSTALPEQVVDDVISSGFQSAGQRCSALRVLFLQEDVADGIIEMLKGALKELHVGDPSLLSTDIGPVIDEKALKNLTDHVEYLKGNATLHYECAIPDNSENGAYFFAPRLYEIKDLSVLKREVFGPCVHIIRFKGTELDNVIDQINGTGFGLTMGVHSRIEERCEYLAKMSRAGNVYINRNMIGAIVGVQPFGGRGLSGTGPKAGGPNYLQRLVKEKASPDNVQMTNLTPDELDTHHYSGAAEQVAKLMDNSLRDEKIWRATPLNDRVSAVRQLLAKVATVEIIDELADDLALTLADARAQLNRLEKHMRKHTVLPGPTGESNTLHLEPRGCVVCYADKSTSFNFWAISIITALAAGNTVITVASELFFDEAVAFRDKFISTGIAEGVFQVAKPNQLQAILAHPHLAGAVVAARSSRLGYFSQQLAQRKGAILPVISSEYYDTLIKRLLTEKTISVDTTASGGNTSLMTLVEDDE